In Flavobacterium gelatinilyticum, a genomic segment contains:
- a CDS encoding PAS domain-containing sensor histidine kinase produces MYSEFKGTELGNNDFLNQNRFHNYLLKRWYMVFDLYSNEDCLEVNNFYRKLFAEMPDLLFQFIIDRNNQYTFPLVSKSVDDIFELSEKEFTDDIKLVIYERVLPQDRELFFQSLVKAKKEIVPWEIEFRAVLPKKGLRWFKVSAKTELSPDKRVSFYGHVSDITELKDKEERLRISEERFQFALEASTAGIWDWDMTTNTVFYSSLSLKILELESADIFDDPERWDKIVHPDDLPKYYSDIQEHFDNKIPYYENYHRVMTSSGNYKWILDRGKVIKRDENGKPLRVIGTHTDVSLQKEKELELLKTMKLYSDQNSRLLNFSHIVSHNLNTQAGNIKSILDFIDADGDRETVTEMLEHLRTVSNDLNETISNLTQIVKTQSNINIAVVPLRLSEYIDKTIAAIKGHDKQKKVTIVNNVPQYVTINFNPAYLESVLLNFATNAIKYAHPDREPVIVFDFGIEADGHKSLKITDNGLGIDLELYGDLLFGMYKTFHKHQEARGIGLYITRNQIEAMKAIVSVESIVGEGTSFKIVFNDV; encoded by the coding sequence TTGTATTCAGAATTTAAAGGAACAGAACTAGGAAACAACGATTTTTTAAATCAGAATCGTTTTCATAATTACTTGCTTAAACGATGGTATATGGTTTTTGATTTGTATAGTAATGAGGATTGCCTGGAGGTAAATAATTTCTACAGAAAACTGTTTGCCGAAATGCCGGATCTTCTTTTTCAGTTTATAATTGATAGGAATAATCAATACACTTTTCCTTTAGTCAGTAAATCTGTTGATGATATTTTTGAACTTTCAGAAAAGGAATTTACAGATGATATTAAGTTGGTAATTTACGAAAGAGTACTGCCTCAGGACCGCGAATTGTTTTTTCAGTCTTTAGTAAAAGCTAAAAAAGAAATAGTTCCGTGGGAAATTGAATTCAGGGCTGTTCTGCCTAAAAAAGGACTTCGCTGGTTTAAAGTTTCTGCTAAAACGGAGTTATCGCCTGATAAAAGAGTAAGTTTTTATGGTCACGTTTCGGATATAACCGAATTAAAAGATAAAGAAGAACGGCTGCGTATTTCAGAAGAGCGCTTTCAGTTTGCTCTGGAAGCTTCTACAGCCGGAATCTGGGACTGGGATATGACAACCAATACTGTTTTTTATTCTTCGCTTTCCCTTAAGATTTTAGAATTAGAATCGGCAGATATTTTTGATGATCCGGAACGCTGGGACAAAATCGTGCATCCCGATGATCTCCCAAAATATTATTCGGATATTCAGGAACATTTTGACAACAAAATCCCGTATTACGAAAATTACCATCGCGTCATGACGTCAAGCGGTAATTACAAATGGATTTTGGACAGAGGAAAAGTGATCAAACGCGATGAAAACGGTAAACCGCTGCGTGTTATTGGTACTCATACTGATGTTTCACTGCAAAAAGAAAAGGAACTGGAATTGCTGAAAACAATGAAGCTTTACAGCGACCAGAACAGTCGTCTGCTGAATTTTTCGCATATCGTTTCTCATAATTTAAATACACAGGCAGGAAATATAAAGTCGATCCTTGATTTTATTGATGCCGATGGCGACAGGGAAACAGTTACCGAAATGCTGGAACATCTCCGTACGGTATCAAATGATTTAAATGAAACCATTTCGAATTTAACACAGATTGTTAAAACGCAAAGCAATATTAATATTGCAGTGGTGCCTTTACGATTGTCTGAGTATATTGATAAAACAATTGCGGCTATAAAAGGGCATGACAAACAAAAGAAAGTTACGATTGTAAATAATGTGCCTCAATATGTCACGATTAATTTTAACCCCGCGTACCTTGAAAGTGTCCTGCTGAATTTTGCAACCAATGCAATCAAATACGCGCATCCGGATCGTGAGCCAGTTATTGTATTCGATTTTGGAATTGAAGCGGATGGTCATAAGTCTTTAAAAATTACAGATAATGGTTTAGGAATTGATCTGGAACTGTACGGCGATTTATTGTTTGGAATGTATAAAACATTTCATAAGCATCAGGAGGCGAGAGGAATTGGTTTATATATCACCAGGAATCAAATAGAGGCTATGAAAGCGATTGTTTCTGTAGAAAGTATAGTTGGAGAAGGAACGAGCTTTAAAATTGTCTTTAATGATGTTTAA
- a CDS encoding cell division protein ZapA: MDGKLRIKISIADRVYPLTVEPAQEEGLRSASKKIDAMIRQFEESYAVRDKQDVLAMCALQFASQVEQKQIDNAIDGEETIERIKRLNSLLDQYLEN; the protein is encoded by the coding sequence ATGGACGGAAAGCTTAGAATTAAAATATCAATTGCTGACCGCGTTTACCCGCTAACGGTTGAACCAGCTCAGGAAGAAGGACTTAGAAGCGCCTCAAAAAAAATTGATGCTATGATCAGGCAATTCGAAGAAAGTTACGCAGTTCGCGACAAACAAGATGTACTGGCTATGTGCGCATTGCAGTTCGCATCGCAGGTGGAACAAAAACAAATTGACAACGCAATCGATGGAGAAGAAACCATCGAAAGAATTAAAAGACTAAATTCGCTTTTAGATCAATATCTCGAAAACTAA
- the rny gene encoding ribonuclease Y → MDTITIIIGIVGIAAGFAIAKIIEKSNISNLIKNAKKEAASILKDANLEAENIKKDKILQAKERFIELKSEHEQVILARDKKVAEVEKRVRDKESQVSNELSKAKKINEEFESKTAEYNNKIEVLDKKQAEVDKLHKSQLQQLEVISGLSAEEAKEQLVEGLKAEAKSKAMSHIQETIEEAKLTAQQEAKKIIINTIQRVGTEEAVENCVSVFNIESDDVKGRIIGREGRNIRALEAATGVEIIVDDTPEAIILSCFDPVRREIARLSLHKLVTDGRIHPARIEEVVAKTAKQIDDEIIEVGKRTVIDLGIHGLHPELIKVVGRMKYRSSYGQNLLQHSREVSKLCGIMAAELGLNVKLAKRAGLLHDIGKVPDTESDLPHALLGMQWAEKYGEKDEVCNAIGAHHDEIEMKSLLSPIVQVCDAISGARPGARRQVLDSYIQRLKDLEDVAYGFSGVKNAYAIQAGRELRVIVESEKVSDDNAANLSFEISQKIQTEMTYPGQVKVTVIRETRAVNIAK, encoded by the coding sequence ATGGACACCATAACGATCATTATTGGTATTGTAGGTATTGCGGCAGGTTTTGCAATAGCTAAAATTATCGAGAAAAGTAATATTTCAAATCTAATCAAAAACGCTAAAAAAGAGGCAGCTTCCATTTTAAAAGATGCTAATTTAGAAGCCGAAAATATTAAAAAAGACAAAATCCTTCAGGCAAAAGAGCGTTTTATTGAACTAAAATCAGAGCACGAACAAGTTATTTTAGCGAGAGACAAAAAAGTTGCCGAAGTAGAAAAACGAGTACGCGATAAAGAATCTCAGGTTTCTAATGAGCTTTCAAAAGCAAAAAAAATAAACGAGGAATTTGAATCTAAAACAGCTGAATACAATAACAAAATCGAGGTTTTAGACAAAAAACAAGCCGAAGTAGACAAATTACACAAAAGCCAGTTACAGCAGCTTGAAGTAATTTCAGGTCTGTCTGCAGAGGAAGCAAAAGAGCAGTTAGTTGAAGGTTTAAAAGCCGAAGCTAAAAGCAAAGCTATGTCTCATATTCAGGAAACTATCGAAGAGGCAAAACTTACTGCACAGCAGGAAGCTAAAAAAATCATTATCAATACTATTCAGAGAGTAGGAACAGAAGAAGCAGTTGAAAATTGTGTTTCTGTTTTCAATATTGAATCTGATGATGTAAAAGGACGAATTATTGGTCGTGAAGGGCGTAACATTAGAGCTTTAGAAGCAGCAACAGGAGTTGAGATCATTGTTGATGACACACCGGAGGCTATTATCCTTTCTTGTTTTGACCCTGTACGAAGAGAAATTGCACGTTTGTCGTTACACAAACTAGTTACTGACGGGCGTATTCACCCGGCCCGTATTGAAGAAGTGGTAGCTAAAACTGCTAAACAAATCGACGACGAAATTATCGAAGTTGGAAAACGTACCGTAATAGACTTAGGAATTCACGGTTTACACCCGGAATTAATTAAAGTTGTAGGTAGAATGAAATACCGTTCTTCTTACGGACAAAACTTATTACAGCACTCAAGAGAAGTTTCTAAACTTTGCGGTATCATGGCTGCAGAATTAGGACTAAACGTAAAACTGGCAAAAAGAGCCGGTTTACTGCACGATATCGGTAAAGTGCCGGATACAGAAAGCGATTTGCCGCACGCCTTATTAGGTATGCAGTGGGCCGAAAAATACGGTGAAAAAGACGAGGTTTGCAACGCTATTGGAGCTCACCACGACGAAATTGAAATGAAATCATTATTATCACCAATTGTTCAGGTTTGTGATGCGATCTCAGGAGCAAGACCGGGAGCAAGACGTCAGGTACTGGATTCATATATTCAGCGTTTAAAAGATCTTGAAGATGTCGCTTACGGATTCAGCGGTGTCAAAAATGCTTATGCAATTCAGGCAGGAAGGGAGCTTCGTGTAATTGTTGAAAGCGAAAAAGTTTCTGATGATAATGCCGCAAACTTATCTTTTGAAATTTCACAAAAAATCCAGACTGAAATGACCTATCCGGGTCAGGTTAAAGTAACGGTAATCAGAGAGACCAGAGCAGTAAACATTGCAAAATAA
- a CDS encoding M23 family metallopeptidase, whose translation MKFIIPAFFYSFFLFAQAQYPKDYFRPPLDIPMQLSGNFGELRPNHFHAGFDLKTNQREGLNVYAIADGYVSRIKISTFGNGKCIYITHPNGYTSVYGHLQTAFGPIQDYVKKTHYAEKAYEIEMFPKPDELPVTKGQVIGLSGNTGSSEGPHLHFEIRDSKTEFVINPIFFGFDQNLKDTKKPVLSSLYVYPLDNATVNQSKQPLLLSMTLQKDGTYLAGKVKSNGKMGFGINAVDSDDVSHNRNGVFNVSTFLNGNQNYNYQFNTYSFDEMRYINALIDYPRYKKSSQRIQKLFMKTFYPLSIIKTDSLRGIVSAEPNVASIYRIEVSDYFGNLNSINVPIEYDTAIPLVQSEPVTSKYFVRYNKDNIFEKDNMSVFFPAGTFYEDFNMNFDVRNNKVYIHDDTVPVHSNFTITIKDTTYPESLRDKLYIGRGTSHNGTIRKGDTFTAKAKVLGAYGLVLDTIPPVIKILKPIEGKWISSDKKIDFTIGDAASGIKSYNGYLNGSWVLFEYENKSRRITHVFDEQYLVEGENFLKMEVIDNVGNSTIFETHFYRSQQK comes from the coding sequence ATGAAATTTATAATACCTGCCTTTTTTTACAGTTTTTTCTTATTTGCTCAAGCACAGTATCCTAAAGATTATTTTCGTCCGCCGTTAGATATTCCGATGCAGCTTTCGGGAAATTTCGGAGAGTTGAGACCGAATCATTTTCATGCCGGTTTTGATTTAAAGACGAATCAGAGAGAGGGATTGAATGTGTATGCCATTGCTGACGGCTATGTGTCAAGGATAAAGATTTCGACTTTTGGAAACGGTAAATGTATTTATATAACGCATCCAAACGGGTATACATCGGTTTATGGGCATTTGCAGACTGCGTTTGGGCCTATTCAGGATTATGTAAAAAAAACGCATTATGCAGAGAAGGCTTATGAAATTGAAATGTTTCCAAAACCGGATGAACTTCCGGTAACCAAGGGACAGGTAATCGGGCTTTCGGGAAATACGGGATCTTCAGAAGGACCGCATCTTCATTTTGAAATCCGCGATTCAAAAACAGAATTTGTAATCAACCCGATTTTCTTTGGCTTTGACCAAAATTTAAAAGATACCAAAAAACCTGTTTTATCCAGTTTATATGTCTATCCTCTGGATAATGCAACAGTTAATCAGTCCAAACAGCCTTTATTGTTAAGTATGACATTGCAAAAAGACGGAACGTATCTTGCCGGAAAAGTCAAATCAAACGGAAAAATGGGCTTCGGAATCAATGCTGTAGATTCTGATGATGTTTCGCATAACAGAAACGGGGTTTTTAATGTTTCGACTTTTTTAAACGGAAACCAAAATTATAACTATCAGTTTAATACCTATTCGTTTGATGAAATGCGTTATATCAATGCTTTAATCGATTATCCGCGATACAAAAAAAGCAGTCAGCGTATCCAGAAACTTTTTATGAAAACATTTTATCCTTTAAGCATCATTAAAACCGATTCGCTTAGAGGGATTGTTTCGGCTGAGCCAAATGTAGCGTCTATATACCGAATTGAAGTTTCGGATTATTTCGGAAATTTAAATTCGATCAATGTACCTATAGAATACGATACTGCAATACCTCTTGTGCAGTCTGAGCCGGTAACTTCCAAATATTTTGTTAGATACAACAAAGACAATATTTTCGAGAAAGACAATATGTCGGTTTTCTTTCCGGCAGGAACTTTCTATGAAGATTTTAATATGAATTTTGATGTTCGAAATAACAAAGTTTATATTCACGATGATACGGTTCCTGTACATTCTAATTTTACAATTACAATAAAAGATACGACATACCCGGAATCGCTGCGTGATAAATTGTATATTGGAAGAGGAACAAGTCATAACGGAACAATACGAAAAGGCGATACTTTTACGGCCAAGGCAAAAGTACTGGGAGCGTATGGTTTGGTTTTAGATACCATTCCGCCTGTTATAAAAATTCTAAAACCAATTGAAGGAAAATGGATCAGCAGTGACAAGAAAATTGATTTTACAATTGGCGATGCTGCATCCGGAATCAAATCGTACAACGGTTACTTAAACGGAAGCTGGGTTTTATTTGAATATGAAAATAAGAGCAGAAGAATCACTCATGTATTTGATGAACAGTATTTGGTGGAAGGAGAAAACTTTTTAAAAATGGAAGTGATTGATAATGTAGGAAATTCTACTATCTTTGAAACTCATTTTTATAGAAGTCAACAAAAATAA
- a CDS encoding TonB-dependent receptor gives MNKNRFISALLFLCFTCISFAQNAHVKGIILDNENHPVSNVNITSGKSHAQSDLNGYFEIDVVSNKKSSIIFTHISLKMISLTVNLKPDEVFVFNPVMNNSQEQMGEVFVSSRNRKRVQGITNIETAAIKKIPGANAGIENILKTLPGVNSNNELSTQYAVRGGNYDENLVYVNEVEVYRPFLIRSGQQEGLSFTNTDLVQNVDFSAGGFQAKFGDKLSSVLDITYRKPTEFGASLEASFLGGSASVDLVSKNKKWSAVTGVRYRNNSLLVNSQDTQTNYTPTFADIQTNINYDISEKWQMSFLGNISQNKYLYQPLTRETKFGTIDQPMALAVYYEGQEKDQYDTYFGALKTTYKVSPSLTLKLIGSLFHTTEKEHFDILAQYRLGNIDAEDPTNAGGIDFTRGIGSQLNHARNDLDALIANVELKGSKDWKESQLEFGLKYTRESIRDRVVEWEVIDSAGFSINPPLIILPENNQPYTPYTGPLLPYQNIRATNFNTINRFSGYAQWNKQSELGSNQIWYHIGARFQGWNVAGALEEGKTQFVVSPRAQFAIKPDWDRDMVFRISGGLYHQPPFYRELRDLDGVVNPNVKAQEAIHVVLSNDYNFKMWNRPFKWVTELYYKSLSDVNVYSIDNVRIRYLANNNAKAYAQGFDFRLNGEFVPGTESWVSFGYLKTEENYENKGYIARPTDQRLKFAMLFQDYMPNIPSVKVYLNLVYNTGLPGGAPAYSDPYLYQNRLNDYRRADIGFAKVFVDAGTQSSKTSWLKNFKELSLGLEIFNLFNNQNAITNTWVRDVYSKNQYAIPNYMTSRVFNVKLNARL, from the coding sequence TTGAATAAAAACAGGTTTATATCCGCTTTGCTTTTTTTGTGCTTTACTTGTATTTCATTTGCCCAAAATGCACATGTAAAGGGAATTATTTTAGATAACGAAAATCATCCTGTTTCGAACGTAAACATTACATCAGGCAAGAGCCATGCTCAGTCTGACTTGAATGGTTATTTTGAAATTGATGTAGTTTCAAATAAAAAATCTTCTATAATTTTTACCCATATTTCATTAAAAATGATCAGCTTAACGGTAAACTTAAAGCCGGATGAAGTTTTTGTTTTTAATCCTGTAATGAATAATTCTCAGGAACAAATGGGAGAAGTTTTTGTATCGTCCCGAAACCGAAAAAGAGTTCAGGGAATTACCAATATCGAAACCGCAGCTATCAAAAAGATTCCCGGTGCAAATGCAGGGATAGAGAATATTCTAAAAACGCTTCCGGGGGTTAATTCAAATAATGAACTGAGTACACAATACGCAGTTCGAGGCGGTAATTACGACGAAAATTTAGTTTATGTAAACGAAGTCGAAGTCTATCGTCCGTTCTTAATCCGTTCAGGCCAGCAGGAAGGTTTAAGTTTTACCAACACCGATTTGGTTCAGAATGTTGATTTTTCGGCAGGAGGATTTCAGGCTAAATTTGGAGACAAATTATCTTCTGTTTTGGATATTACGTACAGAAAGCCAACTGAATTCGGCGCATCACTTGAGGCCAGTTTTTTAGGCGGAAGCGCTTCTGTAGATTTGGTTTCAAAAAATAAAAAATGGTCAGCCGTTACAGGTGTTCGTTACAGGAATAACAGCTTACTGGTAAACAGTCAGGACACGCAGACGAATTATACGCCGACTTTTGCCGACATTCAGACCAATATTAATTATGATATTTCTGAAAAATGGCAGATGAGCTTTTTAGGAAATATTTCTCAGAATAAATACTTATACCAGCCTTTAACCCGCGAGACTAAGTTTGGAACAATCGACCAGCCAATGGCACTTGCGGTTTATTATGAAGGCCAGGAAAAAGATCAGTACGATACTTATTTTGGAGCTTTAAAAACGACTTATAAAGTTTCGCCATCGCTTACTTTAAAATTAATTGGTTCGTTATTTCATACTACAGAAAAAGAACATTTTGATATTCTGGCGCAATATCGTTTAGGAAATATTGATGCCGAAGATCCAACAAATGCCGGTGGAATAGATTTTACCCGAGGTATAGGTTCGCAGTTAAATCATGCCCGTAATGATTTGGACGCCTTAATTGCCAATGTCGAATTAAAAGGTTCGAAAGACTGGAAAGAAAGCCAGCTCGAATTCGGGTTAAAATACACCAGAGAATCCATTCGGGACAGGGTAGTAGAGTGGGAGGTAATTGATTCGGCCGGTTTTTCGATTAATCCGCCTTTGATAATTCTGCCTGAAAATAATCAGCCTTATACACCTTATACCGGACCTCTTTTGCCGTATCAAAATATTCGTGCTACAAATTTTAATACCATAAACCGATTTTCTGGATATGCGCAGTGGAACAAACAATCAGAACTGGGCTCAAACCAGATTTGGTACCATATCGGAGCGCGTTTTCAGGGTTGGAATGTAGCAGGAGCTTTAGAAGAAGGGAAAACACAGTTTGTTGTAAGTCCGCGTGCACAGTTTGCTATCAAACCGGATTGGGACCGCGATATGGTTTTCAGGATTTCGGGAGGATTGTATCATCAGCCGCCGTTTTACAGAGAACTTCGTGATCTGGACGGTGTTGTGAATCCGAATGTAAAAGCGCAGGAAGCGATTCATGTAGTTTTGAGCAATGATTACAATTTCAAGATGTGGAACCGTCCTTTTAAATGGGTAACGGAACTTTATTATAAATCACTTTCGGATGTAAATGTGTATTCGATCGATAATGTCCGAATTCGTTATCTTGCCAATAACAATGCAAAAGCCTATGCACAGGGGTTTGATTTTAGGTTAAACGGAGAATTTGTGCCGGGAACTGAATCTTGGGTGAGTTTTGGCTATTTAAAAACCGAAGAGAATTACGAAAATAAAGGATATATAGCACGTCCGACAGATCAGCGTTTGAAATTTGCCATGTTGTTTCAGGATTATATGCCTAATATTCCGAGTGTAAAAGTATATCTGAATCTGGTTTATAATACAGGATTGCCGGGTGGCGCGCCAGCATATTCTGATCCGTATTTATATCAAAACCGATTAAACGATTACAGAAGGGCAGATATTGGTTTTGCAAAAGTTTTTGTTGATGCCGGCACGCAAAGTTCTAAAACAAGCTGGCTGAAAAACTTCAAGGAATTGTCTCTTGGATTGGAAATTTTTAACCTCTTTAATAACCAAAATGCGATAACGAATACCTGGGTTCGCGATGTGTATTCTAAAAATCAATATGCCATTCCAAATTATATGACTTCAAGGGTTTTTAATGTAAAACTGAATGCGAGGTTATGA